The following coding sequences are from one Triticum dicoccoides isolate Atlit2015 ecotype Zavitan chromosome 4A, WEW_v2.0, whole genome shotgun sequence window:
- the LOC119286857 gene encoding glutamate decarboxylase 1-like, with amino-acid sequence MVLSHAASAGSSDDSVHSTFASRYVRASLPRFRMPENSIPKEAAYQIINDELMLDGNPRLNLASFVTTWMEPECNKLMMDSINKNYVDMDEYPVTTELQNRCVNMIAHLFNAPLGETETAVGVGTVGSSEAIMLAGLAFKRRWQNKMEAAGKPCDKPNIVTGANVQVCWEKFARYFEVELKEVKLSEGYYVMDPEKAVEMVDENTICVAAILGSTLNGEFEDVKMLNDLLVKKNEETGWDTPIHVDAASGGFIAPFLYPELEWDFRLPLVKSINVSGHKYGLVYAGIGWCIWRSKEDLPDELIFHINYLGADQPTFTLNFSKGSSQVIAQYYQLIRLGFEGYRNIMDNCQENAMVLKEGLERTGRFNIVSKDQGVPLVAFSLKDSSRHDEFEISEFLRRFGWIVPAYTMPPDAQHVTVLRVVIREDFSRTFAERLVIDIEKVLHELDALPSRSSGPALQHPNGDTVSEKDLARQREVVSVWKRAVAARKKTQGVC; translated from the exons ATGGTGCTCTCCCACGCCGCGTCGGCAGGGTCGTCCGATGACTCGGTGCACTCCACCTTCGCCTCCCGCTACGTCCGCGCCTCCCTGCCCAG GTTCCGGATGCCGGAGAACTCGATCCCGAAGGAGGCGGCGTACCAGATCATCAACGACGAGCTGATGCTGGACGGGAACCCGCGGCTGAACCTGGCGTCCTTCGTCACCACGTGGATGGAGCCCGAGTGCAACAAGCTCATGATGGACTCCATCAACAAGAACTACGTCGACATGGACGAGTACCCCGTCACCACCGAGCTCCAG AACCGATGTGTGAACATGATCGCGCATCTGTTCAATGCTCCTCTTGGGGAGACGGAGACAGCCGTGGGGGTGGGCACCGTCGGCTCTTCGGAGGCCATCATGCTCGCCGGGCTGGCCTTCAAGAGGAGGTGGCAGAACAAGATGGAGGCCGCCGGCAAGCCCTGCGACAAGCCcaacatcgtcaccggcgcaaacgTCCAA GTTTGCTGGGAGAAGTTCGCGCGCTACTTCGAGGTGGAGCTCAAGGAAGTGAAGCTGAGCGAGGGGTACTACGTGATGGACCCCGAGAAGGCCGTTGAGATGGTCGACGAGAACACCATCTGCGTCGCCGCCATCCTCGGCTCCACCCTCAACGGGGAGTTCGAGGACGTCAAGATGCTCAACGACCTCCTCGTCAAGAAGAACGAGGAGACAGG CTGGGACACGCCGATCCACGTGGACGCGGCGAGCGGCGGCTTCATCGCGCCGTTCCTGTACCCTGAGCTGGAGTGGGACTTCCGGCTGCCCCTGGTGAAGAGCATCAACGTCAGCGGGCACAAGTACGGCCTCGTGTACGCCGGGATCGGGTGGTGCATCTGGAGGAGCAAGGAGGACCTGCCGGACGAGCTCATCTTCCACATCAACTACCTCGGCGCCGACCAGCCCACCTTCACCCTCAACTTCTCCAAGGGTTCCAGCCAGGTTAtcgcacagtactaccagctgatcCGCCTTGGTTTTGAG GGGTACAGGAACATCATGGACAACTGCCAGGAGAACGCGATGGTGCTCAAGGAGGGGCTGGAGCGCACGGGGCGGTTCAACATCGTGTCCAAGGACCAGGGCGTCCCGCTAGTGGCCTTCTCCCTCAAGGACAGCAGCCGACACGACGAGTTCGAGATCTCCGAGTTCCTGCGCCGCTTCGGCTGGATCGTGCCCGCCTACACCATGCCCCCCGACGCGCAGCACGTCACCGTGCTCCGCGTCGTCATCCGCGAGGACTTCAGCCGCACCTTCGCCGAGCGCCTCGTCATCGACATCGAGAAGGTGCTCCACGAGCTCGACGCGCTCCCGTCACGCAGCAGCGGACCCGCCCTGCAGCACCCCAACGGCGACACTGTGAGCGAGAAGGACCTGGCCAGGCAGCGCGAGGTGGTGTCCGTCTGGAAGAGGGCCGTCGCCGCCAGGAAGAAGACCCAGGGCGTCTGCTGA